From a region of the Cucumis sativus cultivar 9930 chromosome 6, Cucumber_9930_V3, whole genome shotgun sequence genome:
- the LOC101207178 gene encoding methylmalonate-semialdehyde dehydrogenase [acylating], mitochondrial isoform X10: MRYLRKLTFFYNGLIGTDCKMGTQGQTGLVAQKKMHPPQSGRFEDREDLIKYVRDFGADQGYVVTIKKSRKDRRVILGCDRGGVYRNRRKIAESPRKRKASSRLINCPFEAIGKKEDDAWMLTIKNGSHNHEPLKDRSEHPYSRRFTEDEVKQIKLMTEAGIKPRQVLKALKQHNPDLQSTPRHLYNLKAKIRQGNLSDKNFKSWRPNISVPTNSSHTVAGDSIKQNHQLKVPNLIGGEFLDSHNCQVVDVINPATQEVVSHVPLTTYEEFKAAVNAAKQAFPSWRNTPIYTRQCVMFKFQELILRDMDKLVMNIVAEQGKTLKDAQDDIICGLEVVKHACRLATMQMGEFIPSASDGIDSYCIREPIGVCAGICSLNHPATVSLWMFPIAVTCGNTFVLKPCETHPGASMLLASLAMESGLPDGVLNIVHGSHDIISYICDDEDIKAVSFSSSSSVGKHIYARAAATAKKVQSHFGGKSHAIIMPDANMEATLSALVDAGLGTVGRTCMAIDIIVSVGSSTLWEEKLVECAKALKVNVGTDPNADLGPVTTKEVKNRFCKLIQSGIEDGARLLLDGRDIVVSGYENGNFIGPTILSGVTTDMACYKEEFFGPVLLFMQADNLEEAITIVNRNKNRNGASIFTTSGIYARKFQSEVEVGTVGINVAVTVPLPSSFNGLKPTSAVDQVLFQFNFSSS; encoded by the exons ATGCGTTATTTAAGGAAGTTGACGTTCTTCTATAATG GTTTAATTGGTACTGACTGTAAGATGGGAACTCAAGGTCAAACAGGATTAGTAGCACAAAAGAAGATGCACCCTCCTCAGTCCGGAAGATTTGAAGATCGTGAAGATCTTATTAAATATGTTCGCGATTTTGGTGCTGATCAGGGATATGTCGTAACAATTAAGAAGTCTAGGAAAGATAGAAGAGTCATCCTTGGTTGTGATAGAGGAGGTGTGTACCGTAACAGGCGTAAGATTGCTGAGAGTCCACGCAAAAGGAAAGCTAGCTCACGCCTGATAAATTGCCCATTTGAAGCAATTGGCAAGAAGGAAGATGATGCCTGGATGCTTACCATTAAAAATGGAAGCCATAACCATGAGCCCTTAAAAGATAGGTCAGAGCATCCTTACAGTCGCCGTTTTACAGAGGATGAAGTAAAGCAAATAAAACTAATGACTGAAGCTGGTATAAAACCACGTCAAGTGCTTAAAGCTCTCAAACAACACAATCCAGATCTGCAGTCAACACCAAGGCATTTGTATAACCTCAAAGCCAAAATTCGCCAAGGAAATCTATCAG ataAGAATTTCAAGTCTTGGAGGCCTAATATTTCCGTTCCTACAAATAGTAGTCATACAGTCGCTGGGGATTCAATCAAGCAAAATCATCAGCTG AAGGTTCCTAATTTAATTGGAGGGGAATTTTTGGATTCGCACAACTGTCAAGTGGTTGATGTTATTAATCCA GCAACACAAGAAGTTGTTTCTCATGTTCCTTTAACAACCTACGAAGAGTTTAAGGCTGCTGTCAATGCAGCCAAACAAGCTTTTCCCTCATGGAGAAACACACCAATTTATACTCGTCAGTGTGTTATGTTCAAGTTCCAGGAGCTCATCCTCAGGGACATG GATAAGCTTGTAATGAATATTGTTGCAGAACAGGGAAAAACATTAAAGGATGCTCAAGATGATATCATCTGTGGTTTAG AGGTGGTTAAACATGCTTGTCGATTGGCCACTATGCAAATGGGGGAGTTCATCCCTAGTGCATCTGATGGAATTGATTCGTACTGCATCCGAGAACCAATAGGTGTGTGTGCTGGGATATGCTCTTTAAACCATCCAGCAACAGTTTCCTTATGG ATGTTCCCAATTGCAGTTACATGTGGCAATACATTTGTTCTTAAACCATGTGAAACGCACCCGG GGGCTTCAATGTTGCTAGCTTCATTAGCGATGGAGTCTGGCTTGCCTGATGGTGTTCTGAATATTGTTCATGGATCCCAT GATATCATCAGCTATATATGTGACGATGAGGACATAAAAGCTGTATCCTTTTCCAGTTCAAGTTCA GTTGGAAAACACATATATGCTAGGGCTGCTGCTACAGCAAAGAAAGTTCAG TCTCATTTTGGAGGCAAGAGTCATGCAATTATTATGCCTGATGCTAACATGGAGGCTACTTTAAGTGCTCTGGTTGATGCTGGATTGGGTACTGTTGGACGGACATGTATGGCTATTGACATCATTGTCTCCGTTGGGAGTTCAACCCTGTG GGAAGAAAAACTTGTGGAATGTGCCAAAGCACTTAAAGTGAATGTGGGAACAGATCCCAATGCTGACCTTGGTCCTGTAACTACAAAAGAG GTGAAAAATcgtttttgtaaattaattcAAAGTGGCATTGAAGATGGTGCTAGACTTTTGCTAGACGGTAGAGATATCGTG GTCTCAGGatatgaaaatggaaattttaTCGGCCCAACCATTTTATCAGGTGTAACAACTGACATGGCGTGCTACAAG GAAGAATTTTTTGGACCAGTTCTCCTTTTTATGCAG GCTGACAACCTAGAGGAGGCTATAACCATTGTAAACCGAAACAA AAACCGAAATGGAGCTTCCATATTCACAACTTCTGGCATTTATGCGAGGAAGTTTCAGAGTGAAGTGGAAGTGGGAACG GTTGGTATCAATGTTGCTGTTACAGTTCCGTTGCCATCTTCCTTTAATGGTTTGAAGCCAACTTCTGCTGTTGATCAAGTTCTTTTTCAGTTCAACTTTTCATCCTCTTAA
- the LOC101207178 gene encoding uncharacterized protein LOC101207178 isoform X7, with product MRYLRKLTFFYNGLIGTDCKMGTQGQTGLVAQKKMHPPQSGRFEDREDLIKYVRDFGADQGYVVTIKKSRKDRRVILGCDRGGVYRNRRKIAESPRKRKASSRLINCPFEAIGKKEDDAWMLTIKNGSHNHEPLKDRSEHPYSRRFTEDEVKQIKLMTEAGIKPRQVLKALKQHNPDLQSTPRHLYNLKAKIRQGNLSDKNFKSWRPNISVPTNSSHTVAGDSIKQNHQLKVPNLIGGEFLDSHNCQVVDVINPATQEVVSHVPLTTYEEFKAAVNAAKQAFPSWRNTPIYTRQCVMFKFQELILRDMDKLVMNIVAEQGKTLKDAQDDIICGLEVVKHACRLATMQMGEFIPSASDGIDSYCIREPIGVCAGICSLNHPATVSLWMFPIAVTCGNTFVLKPCETHPGASMLLASLAMESGLPDGVLNIVHGSHDIISYICDDEDIKAVSFSSSSSVGKHIYARAAATAKKVQSHFGGKSHAIIMPDANMEATLSALVDAGLGTVGRTCMAIDIIVSVGSSTLWEEKLVECAKALKVNVGTDPNADLGPVTTKEVSGYENGNFIGPTILSGVTTDMACYKEEFFGPVLLFMQADNLEEAITIVNRNKNRNGASIFTTSGIYARKFQSEVEVGTVGINVAVTVPLPSSFNDKVGLEFYTQLKRVAQQWKNSPSIGVSMAVPSPSERHLRSRAAPSMLVSTSEKDSPGMKHRSLPPLPSTSDRDSPSVPVLLPNPRITPTGLTNERSTSSPPTPDRNLHGLSLISTLSSEGDVSNQDLSPAMLSQRDRDLPGQAMSMATSRSSDRLYIPQKSHWNETPRADSIPSSSERIHASFSQTSSIKGQACRTTHPALVLATERGLYVPTSHDAICLINHGNDSTSPSRRMNTMCQSSERVYMLATSHLNDSMGQTLERTDTSLFPSSERHYAPPSSDGNDHISLASHTDVTLQSTSDRMFLSSLSERDDNMASTASQQGESLTSTSERMYRPPLVHRNAGMAPKSEWLCIPTPAGTQRMYTQDPMVSADEFQCQGASLTLPASQRM from the exons ATGCGTTATTTAAGGAAGTTGACGTTCTTCTATAATG GTTTAATTGGTACTGACTGTAAGATGGGAACTCAAGGTCAAACAGGATTAGTAGCACAAAAGAAGATGCACCCTCCTCAGTCCGGAAGATTTGAAGATCGTGAAGATCTTATTAAATATGTTCGCGATTTTGGTGCTGATCAGGGATATGTCGTAACAATTAAGAAGTCTAGGAAAGATAGAAGAGTCATCCTTGGTTGTGATAGAGGAGGTGTGTACCGTAACAGGCGTAAGATTGCTGAGAGTCCACGCAAAAGGAAAGCTAGCTCACGCCTGATAAATTGCCCATTTGAAGCAATTGGCAAGAAGGAAGATGATGCCTGGATGCTTACCATTAAAAATGGAAGCCATAACCATGAGCCCTTAAAAGATAGGTCAGAGCATCCTTACAGTCGCCGTTTTACAGAGGATGAAGTAAAGCAAATAAAACTAATGACTGAAGCTGGTATAAAACCACGTCAAGTGCTTAAAGCTCTCAAACAACACAATCCAGATCTGCAGTCAACACCAAGGCATTTGTATAACCTCAAAGCCAAAATTCGCCAAGGAAATCTATCAG ataAGAATTTCAAGTCTTGGAGGCCTAATATTTCCGTTCCTACAAATAGTAGTCATACAGTCGCTGGGGATTCAATCAAGCAAAATCATCAGCTG AAGGTTCCTAATTTAATTGGAGGGGAATTTTTGGATTCGCACAACTGTCAAGTGGTTGATGTTATTAATCCA GCAACACAAGAAGTTGTTTCTCATGTTCCTTTAACAACCTACGAAGAGTTTAAGGCTGCTGTCAATGCAGCCAAACAAGCTTTTCCCTCATGGAGAAACACACCAATTTATACTCGTCAGTGTGTTATGTTCAAGTTCCAGGAGCTCATCCTCAGGGACATG GATAAGCTTGTAATGAATATTGTTGCAGAACAGGGAAAAACATTAAAGGATGCTCAAGATGATATCATCTGTGGTTTAG AGGTGGTTAAACATGCTTGTCGATTGGCCACTATGCAAATGGGGGAGTTCATCCCTAGTGCATCTGATGGAATTGATTCGTACTGCATCCGAGAACCAATAGGTGTGTGTGCTGGGATATGCTCTTTAAACCATCCAGCAACAGTTTCCTTATGG ATGTTCCCAATTGCAGTTACATGTGGCAATACATTTGTTCTTAAACCATGTGAAACGCACCCGG GGGCTTCAATGTTGCTAGCTTCATTAGCGATGGAGTCTGGCTTGCCTGATGGTGTTCTGAATATTGTTCATGGATCCCAT GATATCATCAGCTATATATGTGACGATGAGGACATAAAAGCTGTATCCTTTTCCAGTTCAAGTTCA GTTGGAAAACACATATATGCTAGGGCTGCTGCTACAGCAAAGAAAGTTCAG TCTCATTTTGGAGGCAAGAGTCATGCAATTATTATGCCTGATGCTAACATGGAGGCTACTTTAAGTGCTCTGGTTGATGCTGGATTGGGTACTGTTGGACGGACATGTATGGCTATTGACATCATTGTCTCCGTTGGGAGTTCAACCCTGTG GGAAGAAAAACTTGTGGAATGTGCCAAAGCACTTAAAGTGAATGTGGGAACAGATCCCAATGCTGACCTTGGTCCTGTAACTACAAAAGAG GTCTCAGGatatgaaaatggaaattttaTCGGCCCAACCATTTTATCAGGTGTAACAACTGACATGGCGTGCTACAAG GAAGAATTTTTTGGACCAGTTCTCCTTTTTATGCAG GCTGACAACCTAGAGGAGGCTATAACCATTGTAAACCGAAACAA AAACCGAAATGGAGCTTCCATATTCACAACTTCTGGCATTTATGCGAGGAAGTTTCAGAGTGAAGTGGAAGTGGGAACG GTTGGTATCAATGTTGCTGTTACAGTTCCGTTGCCATCTTCCTTTAATG ATAAGGTAGGGCTGGAGTTTTACACCCAATTGAAGAGAGTGGCTCAACAGTGGAAGAACTCACCAAGTATTGGCGTCTCAATGGCGGTGCCTTCACCATCTGAGAGACATTTGAGATCCCGTGCTGCACCTTCCATGTTGGTTTCAACATCTGAGAAAGATTCACCTGGTATGAAGCACAGGAGTTTACCTCCGTTGCCTTCCACATCTGACAGGGATTCACCCAGCGTCCCTGTACTTCTGCCGAACCCTCGAATAACTCCGACAGGCTTAACTAATGAAAGATCCACTTCCTCTCCGCCGACTCCTGATAGGAATTTGCACGGACTCTCCCTGATTTCTACCTTATCATCGGAGGGGGATGTATCCAACCAAGATTTGTCTCCTGCAATGCTTTCACAGCGTGATAGAGATTTACCTGGTCAAGCTATGTCAATGGCAACATCCAGATCATCTGATAGACTGTACATACCTCAGAAATCTCATTGGAATGAAACCCCGAGGGCTGATTCAATTCCATCCAGTTCCGAGAGGATCCATGCGTCTTTTTCGCAGACAAGCAGCATCAAAGGACAGGCATGTCGAACAACTCATCCTGCTTTGGTTTTAGCCACAGAGAGGGGGTTATATGTGCCAACATCTCATGACGCTATTTGTCTAATTAACCATGGAAATGATAGCACCAGTCCGTCTCGAAGAATGAACACCATGTGTCAATCATCAGAACGAGTATACATGCTAGCAACTTCTCATCTGAACGACAGTATGGGTCAAACATTGGAGAGAACTGATACCTCCTTGTTTCCTTCTTCAGAGAGGCATTATGCGCCTCCCTCTTCTGATGGAAATGACCACATCAGCTTAGCCTCTCATACAGATGTCACTTTGCAATCAACCTCAGATAGAATGTTTCTGTCTAGTTTGTCTGAAAGGGACGATAATATGGCTTCCACTGCTTCCCAACAAGGTGAATCTTTAACATCCACTTCAGAGAGAATGTATAGACCTCCATTGGTTCATAGAAATGCAGGTATGGCACCGAAATCGGAATGGTTATGCATTCCCACGCCTGCTGGAACTCAGAGAATGTACACACAAGATCCAATGGTTTCAGCAGATGAATTTCAATGCCAAGGAGCATCATTGACATTGCCTGCATCGCAAAGAATGTAA
- the LOC101207178 gene encoding uncharacterized protein LOC101207178 isoform X5, with protein MGTQGQTGLVAQKKMHPPQSGRFEDREDLIKYVRDFGADQGYVVTIKKSRKDRRVILGCDRGGVYRNRRKIAESPRKRKASSRLINCPFEAIGKKEDDAWMLTIKNGSHNHEPLKDRSEHPYSRRFTEDEVKQIKLMTEAGIKPRQVLKALKQHNPDLQSTPRHLYNLKAKIRQGNLSDKNFKSWRPNISVPTNSSHTVAGDSIKQNHQLKVPNLIGGEFLDSHNCQVVDVINPATQEVVSHVPLTTYEEFKAAVNAAKQAFPSWRNTPIYTRQCVMFKFQELILRDMDKLVMNIVAEQGKTLKDAQDDIICGLEVVKHACRLATMQMGEFIPSASDGIDSYCIREPIGVCAGICSLNHPATVSLWMFPIAVTCGNTFVLKPCETHPGASMLLASLAMESGLPDGVLNIVHGSHDIISYICDDEDIKAVSFSSSSSVGKHIYARAAATAKKVQSHFGGKSHAIIMPDANMEATLSALVDAGLGTVGRTCMAIDIIVSVGSSTLWEEKLVECAKALKVNVGTDPNADLGPVTTKEVKNRFCKLIQSGIEDGARLLLDGRDIVVSGYENGNFIGPTILSGVTTDMACYKEEFFGPVLLFMQADNLEEAITIVNRNKNRNGASIFTTSGIYARKFQSEVEVGTVGINVAVTVPLPSSFNDKVGLEFYTQLKRVAQQWKNSPSIGVSMAVPSPSERHLRSRAAPSMLVSTSEKDSPGMKHRSLPPLPSTSDRDSPSVPVLLPNPRITPTGLTNERSTSSPPTPDRNLHGLSLISTLSSEGDVSNQDLSPAMLSQRDRDLPGQAMSMATSRSSDRLYIPQKSHWNETPRADSIPSSSERIHASFSQTSSIKGQACRTTHPALVLATERGLYVPTSHDAICLINHGNDSTSPSRRMNTMCQSSERVYMLATSHLNDSMGQTLERTDTSLFPSSERHYAPPSSDGNDHISLASHTDVTLQSTSDRMFLSSLSERDDNMASTASQQGESLTSTSERMYRPPLVHRNAGMAPKSEWLCIPTPAGTQRMYTQDPMVSADEFQCQGASLTLPASQRM; from the exons ATGGGAACTCAAGGTCAAACAGGATTAGTAGCACAAAAGAAGATGCACCCTCCTCAGTCCGGAAGATTTGAAGATCGTGAAGATCTTATTAAATATGTTCGCGATTTTGGTGCTGATCAGGGATATGTCGTAACAATTAAGAAGTCTAGGAAAGATAGAAGAGTCATCCTTGGTTGTGATAGAGGAGGTGTGTACCGTAACAGGCGTAAGATTGCTGAGAGTCCACGCAAAAGGAAAGCTAGCTCACGCCTGATAAATTGCCCATTTGAAGCAATTGGCAAGAAGGAAGATGATGCCTGGATGCTTACCATTAAAAATGGAAGCCATAACCATGAGCCCTTAAAAGATAGGTCAGAGCATCCTTACAGTCGCCGTTTTACAGAGGATGAAGTAAAGCAAATAAAACTAATGACTGAAGCTGGTATAAAACCACGTCAAGTGCTTAAAGCTCTCAAACAACACAATCCAGATCTGCAGTCAACACCAAGGCATTTGTATAACCTCAAAGCCAAAATTCGCCAAGGAAATCTATCAG ataAGAATTTCAAGTCTTGGAGGCCTAATATTTCCGTTCCTACAAATAGTAGTCATACAGTCGCTGGGGATTCAATCAAGCAAAATCATCAGCTG AAGGTTCCTAATTTAATTGGAGGGGAATTTTTGGATTCGCACAACTGTCAAGTGGTTGATGTTATTAATCCA GCAACACAAGAAGTTGTTTCTCATGTTCCTTTAACAACCTACGAAGAGTTTAAGGCTGCTGTCAATGCAGCCAAACAAGCTTTTCCCTCATGGAGAAACACACCAATTTATACTCGTCAGTGTGTTATGTTCAAGTTCCAGGAGCTCATCCTCAGGGACATG GATAAGCTTGTAATGAATATTGTTGCAGAACAGGGAAAAACATTAAAGGATGCTCAAGATGATATCATCTGTGGTTTAG AGGTGGTTAAACATGCTTGTCGATTGGCCACTATGCAAATGGGGGAGTTCATCCCTAGTGCATCTGATGGAATTGATTCGTACTGCATCCGAGAACCAATAGGTGTGTGTGCTGGGATATGCTCTTTAAACCATCCAGCAACAGTTTCCTTATGG ATGTTCCCAATTGCAGTTACATGTGGCAATACATTTGTTCTTAAACCATGTGAAACGCACCCGG GGGCTTCAATGTTGCTAGCTTCATTAGCGATGGAGTCTGGCTTGCCTGATGGTGTTCTGAATATTGTTCATGGATCCCAT GATATCATCAGCTATATATGTGACGATGAGGACATAAAAGCTGTATCCTTTTCCAGTTCAAGTTCA GTTGGAAAACACATATATGCTAGGGCTGCTGCTACAGCAAAGAAAGTTCAG TCTCATTTTGGAGGCAAGAGTCATGCAATTATTATGCCTGATGCTAACATGGAGGCTACTTTAAGTGCTCTGGTTGATGCTGGATTGGGTACTGTTGGACGGACATGTATGGCTATTGACATCATTGTCTCCGTTGGGAGTTCAACCCTGTG GGAAGAAAAACTTGTGGAATGTGCCAAAGCACTTAAAGTGAATGTGGGAACAGATCCCAATGCTGACCTTGGTCCTGTAACTACAAAAGAG GTGAAAAATcgtttttgtaaattaattcAAAGTGGCATTGAAGATGGTGCTAGACTTTTGCTAGACGGTAGAGATATCGTG GTCTCAGGatatgaaaatggaaattttaTCGGCCCAACCATTTTATCAGGTGTAACAACTGACATGGCGTGCTACAAG GAAGAATTTTTTGGACCAGTTCTCCTTTTTATGCAG GCTGACAACCTAGAGGAGGCTATAACCATTGTAAACCGAAACAA AAACCGAAATGGAGCTTCCATATTCACAACTTCTGGCATTTATGCGAGGAAGTTTCAGAGTGAAGTGGAAGTGGGAACG GTTGGTATCAATGTTGCTGTTACAGTTCCGTTGCCATCTTCCTTTAATG ATAAGGTAGGGCTGGAGTTTTACACCCAATTGAAGAGAGTGGCTCAACAGTGGAAGAACTCACCAAGTATTGGCGTCTCAATGGCGGTGCCTTCACCATCTGAGAGACATTTGAGATCCCGTGCTGCACCTTCCATGTTGGTTTCAACATCTGAGAAAGATTCACCTGGTATGAAGCACAGGAGTTTACCTCCGTTGCCTTCCACATCTGACAGGGATTCACCCAGCGTCCCTGTACTTCTGCCGAACCCTCGAATAACTCCGACAGGCTTAACTAATGAAAGATCCACTTCCTCTCCGCCGACTCCTGATAGGAATTTGCACGGACTCTCCCTGATTTCTACCTTATCATCGGAGGGGGATGTATCCAACCAAGATTTGTCTCCTGCAATGCTTTCACAGCGTGATAGAGATTTACCTGGTCAAGCTATGTCAATGGCAACATCCAGATCATCTGATAGACTGTACATACCTCAGAAATCTCATTGGAATGAAACCCCGAGGGCTGATTCAATTCCATCCAGTTCCGAGAGGATCCATGCGTCTTTTTCGCAGACAAGCAGCATCAAAGGACAGGCATGTCGAACAACTCATCCTGCTTTGGTTTTAGCCACAGAGAGGGGGTTATATGTGCCAACATCTCATGACGCTATTTGTCTAATTAACCATGGAAATGATAGCACCAGTCCGTCTCGAAGAATGAACACCATGTGTCAATCATCAGAACGAGTATACATGCTAGCAACTTCTCATCTGAACGACAGTATGGGTCAAACATTGGAGAGAACTGATACCTCCTTGTTTCCTTCTTCAGAGAGGCATTATGCGCCTCCCTCTTCTGATGGAAATGACCACATCAGCTTAGCCTCTCATACAGATGTCACTTTGCAATCAACCTCAGATAGAATGTTTCTGTCTAGTTTGTCTGAAAGGGACGATAATATGGCTTCCACTGCTTCCCAACAAGGTGAATCTTTAACATCCACTTCAGAGAGAATGTATAGACCTCCATTGGTTCATAGAAATGCAGGTATGGCACCGAAATCGGAATGGTTATGCATTCCCACGCCTGCTGGAACTCAGAGAATGTACACACAAGATCCAATGGTTTCAGCAGATGAATTTCAATGCCAAGGAGCATCATTGACATTGCCTGCATCGCAAAGAATGTAA
- the LOC101207178 gene encoding methylmalonate-semialdehyde dehydrogenase [acylating], mitochondrial isoform X9, with amino-acid sequence MEKHTNLYSSVCYVQVPGAHPQGHEQGKTLKDAQDDIICGLEVVKHACRLATMQMGEFIPSASDGIDSYCIREPIGVCAGICSLNHPATVSLWMFPIAVTCGNTFVLKPCETHPGASMLLASLAMESGLPDGVLNIVHGSHDIISYICDDEDIKAVSFSSSSSVGKHIYARAAATAKKVQSHFGGKSHAIIMPDANMEATLSALVDAGLGTVGRTCMAIDIIVSVGSSTLWEEKLVECAKALKVNVGTDPNADLGPVTTKEVKNRFCKLIQSGIEDGARLLLDGRDIVVSGYENGNFIGPTILSGVTTDMACYKEEFFGPVLLFMQADNLEEAITIVNRNKNRNGASIFTTSGIYARKFQSEVEVGTVGINVAVTVPLPSSFNDKVGLEFYTQLKRVAQQWKNSPSIGVSMAVPSPSERHLRSRAAPSMLVSTSEKDSPGMKHRSLPPLPSTSDRDSPSVPVLLPNPRITPTGLTNERSTSSPPTPDRNLHGLSLISTLSSEGDVSNQDLSPAMLSQRDRDLPGQAMSMATSRSSDRLYIPQKSHWNETPRADSIPSSSERIHASFSQTSSIKGQACRTTHPALVLATERGLYVPTSHDAICLINHGNDSTSPSRRMNTMCQSSERVYMLATSHLNDSMGQTLERTDTSLFPSSERHYAPPSSDGNDHISLASHTDVTLQSTSDRMFLSSLSERDDNMASTASQQGESLTSTSERMYRPPLVHRNAGMAPKSEWLCIPTPAGTQRMYTQDPMVSADEFQCQGASLTLPASQRM; translated from the exons ATGGAGAAACACACCAATTTATACTCGTCAGTGTGTTATGTTCAAGTTCCAGGAGCTCATCCTCAGGGACATG AACAGGGAAAAACATTAAAGGATGCTCAAGATGATATCATCTGTGGTTTAG AGGTGGTTAAACATGCTTGTCGATTGGCCACTATGCAAATGGGGGAGTTCATCCCTAGTGCATCTGATGGAATTGATTCGTACTGCATCCGAGAACCAATAGGTGTGTGTGCTGGGATATGCTCTTTAAACCATCCAGCAACAGTTTCCTTATGG ATGTTCCCAATTGCAGTTACATGTGGCAATACATTTGTTCTTAAACCATGTGAAACGCACCCGG GGGCTTCAATGTTGCTAGCTTCATTAGCGATGGAGTCTGGCTTGCCTGATGGTGTTCTGAATATTGTTCATGGATCCCAT GATATCATCAGCTATATATGTGACGATGAGGACATAAAAGCTGTATCCTTTTCCAGTTCAAGTTCA GTTGGAAAACACATATATGCTAGGGCTGCTGCTACAGCAAAGAAAGTTCAG TCTCATTTTGGAGGCAAGAGTCATGCAATTATTATGCCTGATGCTAACATGGAGGCTACTTTAAGTGCTCTGGTTGATGCTGGATTGGGTACTGTTGGACGGACATGTATGGCTATTGACATCATTGTCTCCGTTGGGAGTTCAACCCTGTG GGAAGAAAAACTTGTGGAATGTGCCAAAGCACTTAAAGTGAATGTGGGAACAGATCCCAATGCTGACCTTGGTCCTGTAACTACAAAAGAG GTGAAAAATcgtttttgtaaattaattcAAAGTGGCATTGAAGATGGTGCTAGACTTTTGCTAGACGGTAGAGATATCGTG GTCTCAGGatatgaaaatggaaattttaTCGGCCCAACCATTTTATCAGGTGTAACAACTGACATGGCGTGCTACAAG GAAGAATTTTTTGGACCAGTTCTCCTTTTTATGCAG GCTGACAACCTAGAGGAGGCTATAACCATTGTAAACCGAAACAA AAACCGAAATGGAGCTTCCATATTCACAACTTCTGGCATTTATGCGAGGAAGTTTCAGAGTGAAGTGGAAGTGGGAACG GTTGGTATCAATGTTGCTGTTACAGTTCCGTTGCCATCTTCCTTTAATG ATAAGGTAGGGCTGGAGTTTTACACCCAATTGAAGAGAGTGGCTCAACAGTGGAAGAACTCACCAAGTATTGGCGTCTCAATGGCGGTGCCTTCACCATCTGAGAGACATTTGAGATCCCGTGCTGCACCTTCCATGTTGGTTTCAACATCTGAGAAAGATTCACCTGGTATGAAGCACAGGAGTTTACCTCCGTTGCCTTCCACATCTGACAGGGATTCACCCAGCGTCCCTGTACTTCTGCCGAACCCTCGAATAACTCCGACAGGCTTAACTAATGAAAGATCCACTTCCTCTCCGCCGACTCCTGATAGGAATTTGCACGGACTCTCCCTGATTTCTACCTTATCATCGGAGGGGGATGTATCCAACCAAGATTTGTCTCCTGCAATGCTTTCACAGCGTGATAGAGATTTACCTGGTCAAGCTATGTCAATGGCAACATCCAGATCATCTGATAGACTGTACATACCTCAGAAATCTCATTGGAATGAAACCCCGAGGGCTGATTCAATTCCATCCAGTTCCGAGAGGATCCATGCGTCTTTTTCGCAGACAAGCAGCATCAAAGGACAGGCATGTCGAACAACTCATCCTGCTTTGGTTTTAGCCACAGAGAGGGGGTTATATGTGCCAACATCTCATGACGCTATTTGTCTAATTAACCATGGAAATGATAGCACCAGTCCGTCTCGAAGAATGAACACCATGTGTCAATCATCAGAACGAGTATACATGCTAGCAACTTCTCATCTGAACGACAGTATGGGTCAAACATTGGAGAGAACTGATACCTCCTTGTTTCCTTCTTCAGAGAGGCATTATGCGCCTCCCTCTTCTGATGGAAATGACCACATCAGCTTAGCCTCTCATACAGATGTCACTTTGCAATCAACCTCAGATAGAATGTTTCTGTCTAGTTTGTCTGAAAGGGACGATAATATGGCTTCCACTGCTTCCCAACAAGGTGAATCTTTAACATCCACTTCAGAGAGAATGTATAGACCTCCATTGGTTCATAGAAATGCAGGTATGGCACCGAAATCGGAATGGTTATGCATTCCCACGCCTGCTGGAACTCAGAGAATGTACACACAAGATCCAATGGTTTCAGCAGATGAATTTCAATGCCAAGGAGCATCATTGACATTGCCTGCATCGCAAAGAATGTAA